The following coding sequences lie in one Nitrospirota bacterium genomic window:
- a CDS encoding ATP-binding protein encodes MNKKNIKRTYYLERIRPFMKKDVIKVLVGQRRVGKSYLLLQIMDELVGQGIKKNDILYINKELHEFEALRDYRDLLHYVKQSAKGKRKLSLFIDEIQGISQFEKALRDLQASGGYDIYCTGSNADLLSGELATYLSGRYVEIEVYSLSYPEFLTFHKLDNSEDSLLQYIKYGGLPYLINLELSDEVVYDYLKSVNNTILFKDVVARYSVRNVAFLERLVEYVADNVGSLVSAKKISDFLKSQKTKISPNIVLNYLSFLSDAFLIFKVRRSEIGGKRIFEINDKYYFQDCGLRHALVGYRLSDINKVLENIVYMHLRASGYTVTVGQLGTKEVDFVGEKKGEKLYVQVAYLVPDKKTWDREFGNLHSISDNYPKFVVSMDKMIEGGEKGIKHMHITQFIKTLL; translated from the coding sequence ATGAACAAAAAGAATATTAAGCGAACATATTATCTTGAGCGGATACGCCCCTTCATGAAAAAGGACGTAATCAAAGTACTTGTGGGTCAGAGGAGGGTAGGGAAAAGTTATCTTCTGCTTCAAATCATGGATGAGCTTGTCGGGCAGGGTATTAAAAAGAACGATATCCTCTATATCAACAAAGAGCTGCATGAGTTTGAGGCCCTCAGAGATTACCGTGACCTGCTGCACTATGTTAAGCAGTCAGCCAAAGGAAAGAGGAAGCTTTCTCTTTTTATAGACGAAATCCAGGGTATTTCTCAGTTTGAAAAGGCGCTGAGGGACCTTCAGGCGAGCGGCGGATATGATATTTACTGCACTGGCAGCAATGCCGATCTCCTCTCTGGCGAACTGGCAACCTACTTATCGGGCAGATATGTAGAAATTGAGGTTTATAGTCTGTCATACCCCGAATTCCTGACTTTCCACAAGCTGGACAACTCCGAAGATTCGCTTCTGCAATATATCAAATACGGGGGACTCCCGTATTTGATCAATCTGGAGCTGAGCGATGAAGTTGTCTATGATTATCTTAAGAGCGTAAACAACACGATACTTTTCAAAGACGTGGTTGCCAGATATAGCGTCAGGAACGTAGCATTTCTTGAGAGACTCGTAGAGTATGTGGCGGATAATGTGGGAAGTCTGGTTTCTGCGAAGAAGATAAGCGATTTTCTTAAATCGCAGAAGACTAAAATCTCACCTAATATAGTTCTCAATTATCTTTCCTTTTTGTCCGACGCGTTTCTCATTTTCAAGGTGCGCCGCTCCGAGATCGGCGGCAAACGGATCTTTGAGATCAACGACAAATACTATTTTCAGGACTGCGGACTGAGACACGCCCTTGTTGGTTATCGCCTGTCCGACATCAACAAGGTGCTTGAAAACATAGTTTATATGCATCTCAGGGCGTCGGGCTACACCGTTACAGTAGGGCAGTTGGGCACAAAGGAGGTTGATTTCGTCGGCGAAAAAAAGGGAGAGAAGCTTTATGTGCAGGTAGCGTATCTTGTACCTGATAAAAAGACCTGGGACAGGGAATTTGGGAACCTTCACAGTATATCGGACAATTACCCTAAATTTGTTGTCTCAATGGACAAGATGATAGAGGGCGGTGAAAAAGGCATAAAGCATATGCATATTACACAGTTTATTAAAACATTGCTATAG
- a CDS encoding HAD-IIB family hydrolase, which yields MKKSIIFTDLDGTLLDYSDYSFEAALPALQLIKEKNIPLIICSSKTRKEIEHYRRKLYNLHPFISENGGGIFIPKGYFKFQLSDLELMIEEDNPYDLIRLGAKYSDLRKALNELRTEGFDIKGFGDMTVEEVSVVTGLSIEEAEMAKERDFDEPFIFTDGKEDVRKLLDRIKKKGFTYTQGQFHHILSNSDKGKAVSILIDLYKREFAEISAIAIGDSSNDIPMLEAVDYPVIVQKPGGAYDAQINLPGLIKADGIGPEGWNNIVIALINRLLENSPHIP from the coding sequence ATGAAAAAAAGCATCATCTTTACAGACCTCGATGGGACACTTCTGGACTACTCAGATTATTCCTTTGAAGCAGCCCTGCCTGCACTTCAATTGATCAAAGAGAAAAATATACCGCTTATTATCTGTTCAAGCAAGACACGAAAAGAGATAGAACATTACAGGAGGAAGCTGTACAATCTCCATCCCTTCATTTCTGAAAACGGCGGGGGCATCTTTATTCCTAAGGGCTATTTCAAGTTCCAGCTTTCAGATCTCGAATTGATGATAGAGGAAGACAACCCATATGATTTGATAAGACTAGGGGCAAAATATTCCGATCTGAGGAAAGCACTGAATGAACTCAGAACAGAAGGGTTTGACATAAAAGGATTCGGCGATATGACGGTCGAGGAAGTCTCAGTCGTAACCGGACTGAGTATTGAAGAGGCGGAGATGGCAAAGGAGAGGGATTTTGATGAGCCGTTTATATTTACAGATGGAAAAGAAGATGTCCGTAAACTGTTAGACCGCATTAAGAAGAAAGGCTTTACCTATACACAGGGACAATTTCACCATATCCTCAGCAACAGTGATAAAGGGAAAGCCGTATCTATTCTGATTGATTTATACAAAAGGGAATTTGCTGAAATCTCAGCTATTGCCATAGGCGACAGCTCAAATGACATACCGATGCTTGAAGCGGTTGATTATCCGGTTATCGTTCAGAAACCTGGCGGAGCTTATGACGCGCAGATAAACTTGCCCGGTTTAATAAAGGCAGACGGAATCGGCCCTGAAGGATGGAATAACATAGTGATAGCTCTTATAAACCGCCTGCTTGAGAATTCGCCCCATATCCCTTAG
- a CDS encoding cation-transporting P-type ATPase: protein MDWYQIGLKEVFQKLETSDKGLTDAEAKQRIAQYGPNKLIEEEKISKLKILLHQFTSPLIYILIIAGVVTFLLEEYIDSGVIFAVVVLNAVIGFIQEYKAEESVRALKKMVVPKAKVLREGREKEINSEELVPGDIVLLASGAMVPADLRLIHTIELKIEEAMLTGESLPAEKTTGPIKEENLTPGDQRNFAFMGTVVVNGRAKGVVVETGGTSVLGSIAREVREVGIVRAPLQEKIDGFAKLIGLIVLGASTVLFIVGLLIGESAKDMFMTAVAAAVATIPEGLPIVVTIAMAVGVARMAKLNAIVRKLPAVETLGSTTVIGSDKTGTLTKNEMTVKLIYDGKHTYEVTGSGYLPEGEILHEGISVEAHDRKQLMHVLRIGLLCNESYVYEEDGQYRVDGDPTEGALIVSAIKAGLETETEKEKYQQISIVPFESDRGYMATLHKHHGKKLIFVKGAPERIIDMCVKSVDDTELEKKDILHVATDFAKEGLRVLAFAYKEAPHDMEELTHQNAESDLVFGGLQCMIDPPRPEAIEAINGCRRAGIRVVMITGDHAVTASAIARKLGIDEKGNVLAGKEIEDMDDSELFEKVQSVSVYARVSPQHKLRIIQQLKNHGEIVAVTGDGVNDAPALKTAHIGVAMGRGGTDVAKEASDMVLTDDNFASIFNAVKEGRIVFDNIRKVTFFLIPTGVAAILSILGTIVMGLPIPYVPAQLLWINLVTNGLQDVALAFEPGEKGIIDRPPRDPKEGIMSRILIERTIVVGLIISAGVVYNFVTALNQGDSIEKARTVAVTTMVFFQFFQAWNSRSELQSVFRIKLLSNPFLFFSMMAAFLAQLSVIYVPALQWVFRTEPITTGEWLRILMVSATVVLVVEIDKWMRRRKQGNTHV from the coding sequence GTGGACTGGTATCAGATAGGTTTAAAAGAAGTATTTCAAAAATTGGAGACTTCGGATAAGGGACTGACCGATGCAGAAGCAAAACAGCGCATAGCGCAGTACGGTCCGAACAAACTTATTGAAGAAGAAAAGATAAGCAAGCTGAAGATACTGCTCCATCAGTTTACGAGTCCGCTTATTTATATTCTGATCATCGCCGGCGTTGTTACATTCCTGCTTGAAGAATATATAGACTCGGGTGTTATCTTTGCCGTGGTGGTCCTCAACGCGGTCATCGGCTTCATACAGGAATATAAGGCAGAGGAGAGCGTCAGGGCTTTAAAGAAGATGGTTGTGCCGAAGGCAAAGGTTCTTCGGGAGGGAAGGGAAAAGGAGATAAACAGCGAAGAACTTGTCCCCGGAGATATCGTACTGCTTGCATCCGGCGCCATGGTCCCTGCCGACCTCCGGCTGATACACACCATAGAACTGAAGATCGAAGAGGCGATGCTTACCGGCGAGTCTCTCCCTGCTGAGAAAACCACAGGCCCTATAAAAGAAGAAAACCTGACCCCCGGCGACCAGAGGAATTTTGCGTTCATGGGGACGGTCGTGGTCAACGGCAGGGCTAAGGGGGTTGTGGTAGAGACAGGGGGAACTTCTGTGCTCGGAAGCATTGCCAGAGAAGTCAGGGAAGTGGGCATTGTGAGGGCGCCCCTTCAGGAAAAGATTGACGGCTTTGCGAAGCTTATAGGTCTTATCGTTCTTGGAGCTTCAACCGTGCTGTTTATCGTCGGATTGCTGATCGGCGAAAGCGCCAAGGACATGTTCATGACTGCAGTGGCTGCTGCCGTTGCTACAATACCGGAAGGGCTCCCCATAGTCGTAACCATAGCAATGGCAGTTGGAGTGGCGAGGATGGCGAAGCTGAATGCCATTGTAAGAAAACTCCCGGCGGTGGAGACACTGGGAAGCACCACGGTCATCGGCTCTGATAAGACAGGTACCCTCACGAAGAATGAGATGACAGTAAAGCTGATTTACGACGGTAAACATACATATGAGGTGACGGGAAGCGGTTACCTGCCGGAAGGAGAGATCCTTCACGAAGGCATCTCTGTGGAAGCGCACGACAGGAAGCAATTGATGCACGTCCTGCGCATAGGGCTTTTATGCAATGAGTCATATGTCTACGAAGAAGATGGGCAATACAGGGTTGACGGCGACCCGACAGAAGGCGCGCTTATTGTTTCAGCAATAAAGGCAGGATTAGAGACTGAAACGGAAAAGGAGAAATATCAGCAGATATCGATTGTCCCCTTTGAGTCTGACCGGGGTTACATGGCAACGCTTCATAAGCATCATGGGAAGAAATTAATATTCGTCAAGGGTGCTCCTGAAAGAATTATAGATATGTGCGTTAAATCCGTTGATGACACGGAGCTGGAAAAGAAGGATATCTTGCATGTTGCGACGGATTTTGCTAAAGAAGGACTGCGTGTCCTCGCTTTTGCATATAAAGAGGCGCCTCATGATATGGAAGAACTTACACATCAGAATGCGGAATCAGATTTGGTTTTTGGCGGTCTTCAGTGCATGATTGATCCGCCGAGGCCTGAGGCGATAGAGGCAATAAACGGGTGCAGGAGAGCGGGAATAAGGGTCGTGATGATAACAGGAGACCACGCTGTTACAGCGAGTGCCATCGCCAGGAAACTGGGCATAGACGAGAAGGGAAACGTCCTTGCAGGCAAAGAAATAGAAGACATGGATGATTCTGAGCTTTTTGAAAAGGTCCAGTCTGTCTCTGTTTATGCGAGGGTATCTCCGCAGCACAAATTGCGGATAATACAGCAGTTAAAAAACCATGGTGAAATAGTTGCTGTCACAGGAGACGGGGTCAATGATGCGCCTGCACTGAAGACAGCCCATATAGGAGTCGCAATGGGCAGAGGCGGCACGGATGTGGCAAAAGAGGCATCTGATATGGTTTTGACGGATGATAACTTTGCAAGTATTTTTAATGCAGTGAAAGAAGGCAGGATTGTGTTTGACAACATCCGCAAGGTCACCTTTTTTCTCATTCCCACCGGCGTCGCCGCCATTCTGTCCATACTGGGCACTATTGTCATGGGCCTTCCAATACCATACGTGCCGGCCCAGCTCCTCTGGATAAACCTTGTCACAAATGGGCTCCAGGACGTTGCCCTTGCCTTTGAACCCGGGGAAAAAGGAATTATTGACAGGCCGCCCAGAGACCCTAAAGAAGGCATTATGTCCCGAATCCTGATAGAGAGAACAATCGTTGTCGGGCTTATTATCTCAGCGGGTGTGGTTTATAATTTTGTGACCGCCTTAAATCAGGGTGATTCCATAGAGAAGGCCCGTACAGTGGCTGTCACCACCATGGTCTTTTTCCAGTTTTTCCAGGCATGGAACAGCCGCTCCGAACTTCAGTCGGTATTCCGCATAAAACTTTTAAGCAACCCTTTCCTGTTTTTCAGCATGATGGCCGCGTTCCTTGCCCAGCTTTCCGTGATATACGTGCCTGCGCTCCAGTGGGTTTTCAGAACAGAGCCGATAACTACTGGTGAGTGGTTGCGGATACTGATGGTTTCTGCTACGGTTGTGTTAGTCGTGGAGATTGATAAATGGATGAGGCGGAGGAAACAGGGGAACACGCATGTTTGA
- a CDS encoding phosphate-starvation-inducible PsiE family protein: MFEYLRKFKKILISSLTLMMAFVLLLSTVELGWIIAKDVITPPVFLLEINELLDIFGLFMLVLIGVELLETIMKNYLTEGVNHAEIVISVAIIAIARKVIILDVKDVSGITLIGIGCIILALSIGYFLIKHMRNGKENE; encoded by the coding sequence ATGTTTGAATATCTCAGGAAATTTAAAAAGATTCTGATTTCATCTCTCACCCTGATGATGGCCTTCGTCCTGCTGCTCTCCACTGTAGAGCTTGGATGGATTATTGCAAAAGATGTTATTACGCCTCCTGTATTCTTGCTGGAAATCAACGAACTGCTCGACATCTTCGGCCTTTTCATGCTGGTGCTCATAGGCGTCGAACTCCTGGAGACCATCATGAAAAACTACCTCACGGAAGGCGTGAATCACGCTGAAATTGTAATTTCCGTTGCGATTATCGCCATAGCCCGCAAAGTCATAATCCTCGATGTAAAGGACGTATCGGGCATTACCCTGATAGGAATAGGCTGCATTATCCTTGCCTTGTCGATTGGATACTTCCTTATAAAACATATGCGGAATGGAAAAGAGAATGAATAA
- a CDS encoding HAMP domain-containing histidine kinase has translation MFRKNTHIIAIGAFLALLTMVHVFILQKLSPRVVLEELYYIPILFAAFRFGLKGSIITYLLASLLYLPFFFGLWSSTYLDLLDRALHLLFSALFAFLAGLFVERVKRQQKELERNRYLANLGHVAATIVHDLKNPLITILGFARRIREGKGNIDTAAEAITESVQNMQKIVHNVLDFSKPVQLELKEGDLRNVIRQASESCMAKAEEKGVNLSADIPELPVTVATDSFNMQRALINLINNAIEASGKGQRVRIAIVARKSRVAITIKDYGSGMDSETVENIFFPFYSKKSSGTGLGMAIAKKIIDGHQGRIIIKSQTGKGTEVEIELPYNPATG, from the coding sequence ATGTTCAGGAAAAACACCCATATAATTGCCATTGGAGCGTTTCTGGCACTGCTCACCATGGTGCATGTCTTTATTCTTCAGAAGCTGTCTCCGCGTGTTGTTCTTGAAGAACTGTACTACATACCAATTTTATTTGCCGCGTTTCGTTTCGGTCTGAAGGGCTCCATAATAACCTACCTGCTTGCGTCGCTGTTATATCTCCCCTTCTTTTTCGGTTTATGGTCTTCGACATATCTGGATTTGCTTGACAGGGCGCTTCACTTATTATTCTCGGCTTTATTTGCATTCCTTGCCGGTCTATTTGTAGAACGTGTGAAGCGGCAGCAGAAGGAATTGGAAAGGAACCGCTATCTTGCAAATCTCGGCCACGTTGCCGCGACTATTGTGCATGATTTAAAAAACCCCTTGATCACCATTTTAGGCTTCGCACGAAGAATCCGAGAGGGAAAAGGAAACATCGATACCGCCGCAGAGGCGATAACTGAATCAGTACAGAATATGCAAAAGATAGTCCATAACGTACTGGATTTTTCAAAGCCTGTTCAGTTGGAATTAAAAGAGGGAGACTTGAGAAACGTTATCAGACAGGCATCTGAATCTTGTATGGCAAAGGCAGAAGAGAAAGGGGTCAACTTGTCAGCTGACATCCCTGAGCTTCCAGTAACTGTAGCAACAGACAGCTTCAACATGCAAAGGGCGCTTATCAACCTTATCAATAACGCTATCGAAGCCTCCGGCAAAGGACAGCGCGTAAGGATTGCTATCGTAGCCAGGAAAAGTCGTGTTGCTATTACGATAAAGGATTATGGTTCAGGAATGGACAGCGAAACTGTCGAAAACATCTTCTTTCCTTTTTACTCAAAAAAGAGCAGCGGCACGGGCCTCGGAATGGCGATAGCGAAGAAGATTATTGATGGACATCAAGGCAGAATTATTATAAAGAGTCAGACAGGAAAGGGAACGGAAGTGGAAATCGAACTGCCCTATAACCCTGCCACCGGGTGA
- a CDS encoding recombinase zinc beta ribbon domain-containing protein: protein MLNINNVTKTGYRQDNNKSLLKGLVYCGSCHSAMTPSFSLSKGKEYYYYRCLADNDRSKKQCHTGSVNARQIENLVIEELKFLAREPEIIEGVVESATKEQKEKVKELAAKKKTIQESLNQADKKAKNLMNILGEAGKDGERFTYIMKELNDLEDQASGLKKQIDYITFEMNNLENKIIDANAIRDNFKVFRDVFNQLTQDEKYDLMHLLIKKVVYYEDAKYNGNGVTGDKTGKIKMDLWELPPIDPHNLNSANGFAESNAWLPGRDSNPRHGG, encoded by the coding sequence ATGCTCAACATCAATAATGTCACGAAAACAGGATACAGGCAGGATAATAATAAGTCTCTTCTGAAAGGTCTTGTTTATTGCGGATCATGTCATTCGGCAATGACCCCGAGTTTTTCGTTATCAAAGGGGAAAGAATATTATTACTACCGGTGTCTTGCTGATAACGACAGAAGCAAAAAACAATGTCACACTGGAAGTGTCAATGCGCGTCAAATTGAAAATCTTGTTATAGAGGAGTTGAAGTTTCTTGCAAGAGAGCCGGAGATAATTGAGGGAGTGGTTGAAAGCGCAACAAAAGAACAGAAAGAAAAAGTAAAAGAGCTTGCGGCAAAGAAGAAGACGATACAGGAGAGCCTTAATCAGGCAGACAAGAAAGCAAAGAACCTTATGAATATCCTCGGTGAGGCAGGAAAAGATGGAGAGCGTTTCACTTATATCATGAAAGAGCTTAATGATCTCGAAGACCAGGCCTCGGGACTTAAAAAACAGATCGATTATATTACTTTTGAGATGAACAACCTGGAAAACAAGATTATTGATGCTAACGCTATCCGGGATAATTTCAAGGTCTTCAGAGATGTATTTAACCAGCTTACACAGGATGAAAAGTACGACCTGATGCATCTGTTAATCAAGAAGGTGGTCTATTATGAAGACGCGAAATATAATGGGAACGGCGTAACTGGCGATAAAACCGGCAAAATTAAAATGGATCTATGGGAGCTGCCTCCCATAGATCCACATAATCTGAACTCAGCAAATGGTTTTGCTGAGAGTAACGCCTGGCTCCCGGGGAGGGATTCGAACCCCCGACATGGTGGTTAA